A stretch of DNA from Montipora foliosa isolate CH-2021 chromosome 4, ASM3666993v2, whole genome shotgun sequence:
CTTGTGTCCTTAGTACCCAGTTTCGCGCGGCTCGGGGACCATGTAAGAgtatgaagggggtagtttctaaagaaactgtgttgctgctcggtggggaagtagtagtatacaaacatttggttttatcaacggagttgataatgtaaattggccaccgtacagagattctaaaagctgacgtttcgagcgttagccctgacgaagggctaacgctcgaaacgtcagcttttagaatctctgtacggtggccaatttacattatcaactccgttgataaaaccaaattcatgTAAGAGTATgcccgccatgttgttttgtcaTTTTGCGGACTTAACAGTTTTACCTGTAATCTGAAGAAGTTCAAGCGTGTTCCGTACGTCAGTTTTGAGAGAACCATTTGTGTGTTATTCGAAGCATTATACTAGCCACGTTTTTCCTTTCGTTTAGAAACCGTTAAAGGAATTGTTATGTGACAAGTTTGTGATATCCGACAACTGTAATAGGACCGCGGTAAAGTTATTGAGTCTGAAGCAGGATTGCGTGGAATCGTCTCAGAAGTGTATTGTAAACCGTTTAAGTCTGAATATTCTCGAGAAGTTAAGCCTTACGTGCGTGTAATATAGATATATCCTTTTAACGCTTTTGGagtttgaactttattctgtcaTATGCcaatttaagtgtctagtcgttctagcactggagctctaattggggacactgtaaactgaaataaacaactCAAATCAAgtcgccatccctgcaccccactctcctcccaccaatgtggcccgggttcgattccctgactctgcgtcatatgtgggttaagtttgatggttctctactctcctccgagaggtttttctccgggtacccTGGTTTctccctctccacaaaaaccaacgtttgatttgatttgagttaatttcgtttgtgtccccaattagtcctcttgtgctaaatccattaacacttcaataaagtacaataccaatacaatacaatacatataattgaccgctccccattgGGGCTATTCAgttaacgaaacgacggaacagaacaacaacaactgttaagaatcccaactggccggaggcaaaccagttggctatttacaagtgcagctgagacgttgaaccagggacaaccaggaacaaattcaacgagtggtcagagagGTTCtcgaacccgggatctccggatcttaAGGCAaccgccctaaccactgggccacacttaCTTTTATTAAGCGCACTAACCAATTGGCCAcacttaatattattattagtagtactGCTTTGCCCATTGTCTGCTTTTCCTGAATAAGCTGAGTCACTTGCGCTTTCATGTGTTCTTCACTGGTTTGAGATGCTTTCAAGGCCAACTCTTTATTCAGCAGCTGTTTCGTCAACAGCAGGTGTTCCTTCTTGTGTGTTTCACTCAGGTGCCGCTTAACAGACTGTGTCTCTTCTTGTCTGAATTGTTAGAAATAAATAACACCATCGAGTTTGTCTGGTCGTAAGTAAGATGTTTTACTCACAATTCAAAACATTGGTCATTTACCTAGTTTTATCCTAAAAGTACAGAAATGGGTTCATCAGTTGGGTTGAAATGGTTAATTGACCACTGtacagaaatttgaaagccgagacatttcgagcgttagcccttcaaaCTGATGGCTTTGACGAAGGGCTATCGCTCGACCCCTTTGTCCTAAAAGCGGTTTTGAAAACTACTACGACCTTGCCCCGTTTCAAAGTTTCTTCTTAAACAAAGACCTCGAGAGCACTCTGCTGGCAGAGGTTTTATGTCGCTTTTCTTCTGCTTGTCTTTTTACGGCGGCCATTTCTCatgctttcctttcgttactacATAACTACAATTATTGTAAGTCTGACAGTGATTGACGTGGAGCAGCagatgacgcagtggtgagagcactcgcctcccaccaatgtggccagtgttcgattcccagacttggtcGATCATCCGGATAGAACTGCGGGTAAAGATATAAAATGTCAGGAGAGCTGTTGAGGAAATTCTGAGCCTCGCCCAATTTGCTTACAggcagggaggggggggggggggggtaactgTATGAACGCCTTAATATCTATTCAACATCATGTTTATAAATATTTGGACACTGATCAAgactgattggtttaaaaagctcgctccagttaatcaaccaatgagaaggaaaaccaacaCTAATCGCGATTTGCACGCGTGATTTTTCCTGCGCTTTGAGCAAGCTTGCAAGTTACActgaattgctacgaatttgaaTTGGCTCATTGctctgtttgcacctgctgtgattggtcgaaccGCTCTATATTCGTTTCCCGTTGACTATGATGTCGTTGCCAACGAAACGACTAACTTCTCTGTGACTCGCCAAATGATAGCAAAATACCAAGAAATGCCAAGCACGAGAAGGGACGGGCGTTGGGCCAGTAACAGAGAAGTGGCAAGTTTAAAATCTGGAAAAATGTTGAAGTTACGAAAGCCAAGTCTGAGGCATAAACTGTAAGAAATGGGTTAAATGTAACAGTCACAATTACTTTTGGCAACAACTGTTTCAATTGTGTGTACCTAGAGACACAAATtggaaattttcaatttttttggtcCACTTCTAAATAAACTCTGTTCAGTTCTATTTTAAACTCCCAGATCCAAAGTTAATTGACTATTCATCAAAATGTAAACATAAATTTAAGACAAACGAAACTGAACTCACTGCTTTTTGCAATCTGCTCTACACTTCTCACATTCCACGACAAGATTTTGATTTTCCAGCTGGAGTTTTAGGAGTTGCTCCCTAAGACATTTCTCATTGGTCTGAACAGCTGCCATTGCTTCAGTCTTGGTATTTAAATCTTCTTTCAGCAGGACTTCGTGTTCGTGAGTTTCACCCAACTGTTTCTTCAGTATCTTTATTTCCTCTTCGTGCCTTTGTTTCTCTTGTGTCAGAGCTTCCTCCTTCACGCACAGTTCTGCTAACTGGCGAAGCAGAAGAACACAGAAGGAAAAGACATTTATCAGGAATGTCGCCGCACATGTATTCGGCAcaattgttttttaaaaaaggcttGGAGCCCCCACATTAACATTTTGTAAATGCATAGTTTAATTTATTGTGGAAAGCAAACGACCTGAGGGGAAATAGAAAAGTGTCCCGCGAGGGCGGGTGGCCAAAAAATAATTACGCATAGCAGTAACTGCGCAAATCGGTGAAGGGGAACACGCAATAACCAGCGTGTGGCCCTGACGATAAGTGTCTGTCTTAGAAGCTTTAAGAGGAACGGACATTTGCTGCAGGCAAGCCTGACTAGGATGAAATGATACACAGTCGGCAGACAGATCAAACCGGGGCGAAACTGGGAGATCCCGTTATAGGTAAATTCGCTACAACGGAGGAAGGCAAAGAAAACTAAGGTGAAAGCAGCCCATATTATAGTGAAGTCCCGCTCCCCTAACCAGGTACGAAGAATTGGTTGGATTGCTGCTAACACAACGGGTGTGACAGGTTGGCGAAGAATACGAGACTTGCCCTGGCAACGAAGGATGCTCCGTAGCACCTTTTGCAAGAGAATTAAGTTTTTCCTGAAGAGGATCGCCGTGGCCACAGGAAATGTGAGAGATGCCTTCACTCTCCTCTGATACATTCTCCTCACTTCATATTAATATCCGCAGTCTTCCAAAACACTTTGATGACTTATCAGAATTCCTTCTTACATTGAACAGGTCCTTCTATGTCATTGCTGTTTCTGAAACCTGGTTACACAGGTCTAATTCTGCTTTATTCCATTTTCCAGGCTATCATTTTATCTCTAGTCACAGAGAACATAAAGCGGGTGGTGGGGTTGGACTTTATATACAGTCTCACCTAGAATTCAAGCTTAGAGCTGATCTCCAGTCTTCTAATAATGCACTGTATGAATCAGTCCTTGTGGAAATTATACAACCGCGTGGTAAGAATATCATTGTTGGCTGTTTCTACCGACCCCCTGATGTATTGGTTGCTGATTTTAACAACTCTCTTGAGGGCATCTTATCTACCATTAGCATTGAGAATAAACTCTCTTACCTCATGGGTGATTTTAATATCAATATTCTTAACTCACAATCTCACCAACCTACTATAATGAGTTCATCAATCTTATGTTATCTAATAGTATGTATCCTCTGATTTCTAGGCCTACTCGCATAACTTCCTCAACCGCAACTCTGAATGATAATATTTTCACAAACAATCTTGAACAAAGTATGAGCAGTGGCATTCTCTACACTAATTTATCTGATCATCTCCCA
This window harbors:
- the LOC137998973 gene encoding golgin subfamily A member 6-like protein 22, encoding MKLNNESPVEAGSVSQEDLIQRVQGLTKENEELKGVLIQNNKVLEDYFKAEGTVLQAYHTSSETTQHGEQEGADIKKLNEEILNLTHERDSYKKKLDALQTHLEAAKPSQEEVLGDADLKEKYHRVKKQLWKYQERDNYIQDKENALLEKEKAYTEKLAELCVKEEALTQEKQRHEEEIKILKKQLGETHEHEVLLKEDLNTKTEAMAAVQTNEKCLREQLLKLQLENQNLVVECEKCRADCKKQQEETQSVKRHLSETHKKEHLLLTKQLLNKELALKASQTSEEHMKAQVTQLIQEKQTMGKAVLLIIILSVANWLVRLIKVSVAQWLGRLP